CAGAGTGTCACGACAAAAATTAGCAACATCAAAGGCATCAATTTATGGCGCAATTTTGGTCAACACAACGCCACGCTTTGCGGCATTCAAAAGGCTCAATATGACTTCATTGTCACCATCGACGACGACTTGCAATATTCCCCAGCCGAGATCAATGCACTACTTACAGAGCTAGATAAAGGCTATGACATCGTTTATGGCGTGACAAAAGAAGTCAGTCATGGAGTTTTTAGAGCATTTGCAGCATGGACTATCCGTAAAGTACTGGCACTCAGTGGTAATGCTGACTATGCCAAAGTGACTTCCTTTAGAGCCTTTAGAGCAGGTCTCAAGCGCGGTCTATCAGTGGCAAATGGACGTTCAATCTGTCTTGATACTCTGCTTTGCTGGACCGGCTCAAAAATTGGCTGGGTGCAAATCAAGCGTATCGACAGACCGGTTAACGAGTCTCGCTATAGCTTTATCAAGCTCGTTCATGTCACCCTCGACCTTTTCTTAACCGATTGCTCTTTACCAATCAAGTTGTTGACATTAGTAGGCTCTCTCAGCCTGATACTAAGCGCTCTGCCTCTTATCCTGGCACTACTTTTTGCAGGCTTTCAGATACCGTTAGTACTGCTCTTTATTGTTCTATTTCTGGGGGGCTCCCAGATGCTTGCTCTAGCACTCATCCTTGAATATCAACTGAGATTATCCAATTCAATCAACTGTCGCTTGCTCTTTGCGGACCGCGAAATCGTAGAAAGCAATTCCTTTCCCATGCTTATTAAATGAGGCTTTTGACTTTGAAAAATGACACCAGAAAGGAAGCCATAGGAGTTTTTGTCAGCAATTACTTTACCAATACTCTCAATCTCTACGGCATGACAGCAAGAGGCGCAGACTGGCGCGATGACGATGCTCAGACACTGCGCTTTGAACAACTTTTAAAAATCCTACCAGCCCAGTCAGACGATGCCCAAACTTTTACGCTTGTGGACTACGGTTGCGGTTATGGCGCCTTTTTGGAGTATCTGGACCGAAACAAAATACAGATAAACTATCTCGGTATTGATTGCACAAAAGCCATGGTTGATACCAGCAGCGACTTTTTTAAAGAGCGAAATGATTGCCGCTTCATTTGCAGCGATAGCTTACAAGAGCCCACTGACTACACAGTTGTAAGTGGCACGTTTAACTATAAAGACAAACTAGATCAAGCACTCTGGCAAGACCATGTACTGGCCTGCCTGGACAACATCAACGAATACACCACTAGAGGCTTTGCCTTTAATCTTTTGACCAGCTATTCAGACGCTGACAAGATGAAAGATCATCTCTTTTATGCTAATCCTGGCTTTTTCTTTGACTATTGCAAGAAAAATTATGCTAAAAACGTGGCTCTGTTGCACGACTATGGTGCCTACGAATTTACCGTGCTGGTGAGGAAATGAAAGCCGTGGTTGCCGAAGCCGACAAAGCATCATCACAGACGCTGGGGCTGAGGCAAGTAAATAAAGCGGCGCTAATCCGTCTGGGCGTTGTGTTTTTGCTTTCCGGTGCCTCTTCGCTTCTATATCAGGTAGCCTGGCAAAGACTGCTTACCATAAATTATGGCGTAGGACCAGTCTCTGTCACCCTGATAGTAAGCATGTATATGCTTGGGCTGGGACTTGGCGCACTAGCTGGCGGAGCACTAGCCCAGCGCTATGCTGGCAAATCAGTACTTATTTACTGCCTTTGTGAAATCATACTTGGTCTTTTTGGTCTCGCATCCATTCCAATCTTACACTGGCTTGGTAATGCCACAAGCAGCGCCAGTTTTGCTGTTTACTGTCTTTGTATTTGCGCCTTCCTATGCCTGCCCACAATATTCAATCTTTTGCTTGCCGCCAGCGTCTATTTTGCCCTGCCAAAATCAAATCGGGCATACATTCTCCACCAAGCCAATTCACAGCCCAAGAAATCACCAAAGAGCCAGACATAAAACTTGGCACAAAGGTGTATATCTGGGTTTTGCCACTGGCTTTGTGGCAATTGGTTTTGAAATAGTCTGGTTCAGAACAATTGAGATAATTGTCAAATCTTCCCCATACGCTTTCGCTACTGTTCTTGGAATTTATTTGACAGGCATCGGGATTGGCAGCAGTTTAGTAAATAAATTTCTGAGTGCAAAACCAAAGATCAACCGCTCTCAGCTTTACTTCACGTTTCAATGCGCAATTAGTGCGTATGTGGTTCTATCATATACGCTGCTCACAACCTATCCAGCAAAAAAACTAATAGCTCTTTCAAACACACAGGAGCTACACCCGTCACTTACGACAAAGCTTTTCGAGAGCCTTAGCGCATTTCAGAACGGATGGTTTGTTTACTTTGATATTCTGCTTTGGCCTATCTTTTTCATGCTTATACCAACGATATTAATGGGCGCAAGCTTCCCACTAATATCCTCTATAGTTCACAATAACAAGATGGAACCTGGCAAAACAGTAGGTTTAGTCTATTTCCTTACAATCATTGGAAACGTTACGGGCGGCATAATAACTGGCTTTGTGCTTTTGCATCACGTTGGAACATCTTGCACCGTACTTTCCCTCTGCTTCCTGGGTTTAGCAACATTCAGCGGTCCACTAATTACCGGAAAACTAACCTACAAATCAAAGATACTCGTTCTAGGACTCTTAATTATTCCTTTACTAGCACTCACTCGATACCCAAATAGCGAACAGCTAATACAAGGACTACACCCCAAAGCAGGGAACGACTACACCTGCTTTATCCAAGAAAGTTCTAGTTGCGTAGACTTAGCTTATAACAAGGGCGAAGAGGTCTGTCACTACATTAATGGTCTAGCGCATGGAGGACGCCAACCTCATATGTACGGCTTTGCTGTCCGAG
This DNA window, taken from Candidatus Obscuribacter sp., encodes the following:
- a CDS encoding glycosyltransferase family 2 protein, with product MESHSISVVVPCYRSGDNLATMVTTLHAELSKICDAFEIILVNDGSPDNTWTIIQSVTTKISNIKGINLWRNFGQHNATLCGIQKAQYDFIVTIDDDLQYSPAEINALLTELDKGYDIVYGVTKEVSHGVFRAFAAWTIRKVLALSGNADYAKVTSFRAFRAGLKRGLSVANGRSICLDTLLCWTGSKIGWVQIKRIDRPVNESRYSFIKLVHVTLDLFLTDCSLPIKLLTLVGSLSLILSALPLILALLFAGFQIPLVLLFIVLFLGGSQMLALALILEYQLRLSNSINCRLLFADREIVESNSFPMLIK
- a CDS encoding class I SAM-dependent methyltransferase, whose amino-acid sequence is MRLLTLKNDTRKEAIGVFVSNYFTNTLNLYGMTARGADWRDDDAQTLRFEQLLKILPAQSDDAQTFTLVDYGCGYGAFLEYLDRNKIQINYLGIDCTKAMVDTSSDFFKERNDCRFICSDSLQEPTDYTVVSGTFNYKDKLDQALWQDHVLACLDNINEYTTRGFAFNLLTSYSDADKMKDHLFYANPGFFFDYCKKNYAKNVALLHDYGAYEFTVLVRK
- a CDS encoding fused MFS/spermidine synthase; translation: MTGIGIGSSLVNKFLSAKPKINRSQLYFTFQCAISAYVVLSYTLLTTYPAKKLIALSNTQELHPSLTTKLFESLSAFQNGWFVYFDILLWPIFFMLIPTILMGASFPLISSIVHNNKMEPGKTVGLVYFLTIIGNVTGGIITGFVLLHHVGTSCTVLSLCFLGLATFSGPLITGKLTYKSKILVLGLLIIPLLALTRYPNSEQLIQGLHPKAGNDYTCFIQESSSCVDLAYNKGEEVCHYINGLAHGGRQPHMYGFAVRAIDSLCCTSKHENILVIGYGTGTIVETLLRSEEVKSVTVVELNEAVMINLKKMPLFKRLLSDNRIKVVVDDGRRFLNSTSNKYDIILMDPLRSSTLSQQQYLFKRVL